In Gadus macrocephalus chromosome 11, ASM3116895v1, a single genomic region encodes these proteins:
- the rnf41l gene encoding RING finger protein 151 isoform X1 codes for MGFDLERFVGYVNDGLLCCVCRDVLERPLQAPCEHAYCSACISSWLLHHHSCPEDRTPLDVGSLKPLYRYMRNDLGRLQIRCVNAGQGCETVCPLETLHTHEEECEFAYMACRNTGGEYICYYCGCPVQVERRGLEAHLSECMFRSRECPNGCGHTLLSVDQSQHNCVAELRTEVEMLRAEMLSKVDEVRREMESRLDSQRRHMVQKESQLKNDVEELKGQLARVMCDVRALLGSERLRRRELAEAELEKRELLELLRDLQPTRSQIPAEQPTRSQIPAEQPTTIQHQEDPQPIWWELHREEPIRHQQLEGFSQGAYQSASSGQCRGALSTPHSPLMGEEPAETSPRSVTLDCIKKKNREVTII; via the exons ATGGGCTTTGATCTCGAGAGGTTCGTGGGCTATGTCAACGACGGCctgctgtgctgtgtgtgtcggGACGTGTTggagcgccccctgcaggccccCTGTGAGCACGCCTACTGCAGCGCCTGCATCAGCAGCtggctgctccaccaccactCCTGCCCGGAGGACCGCACGCCGCTGGACGTTGGTAGCCTCAAACCGCTCTACAG GTACATGAGGAACGACCTGGGCCGACTGCAGATCCGGTGTGTGAATGCAGGCCAGGGCTGTGAGACGGTGTGCCCCCTGGagaccctgcacacacacgaggaGGAGTGTGAGTTCGCCTACATGGCGTGTCGGAACACAG GTGGAGAGTACATATGTTATTATTGTG GGTGTCCGGTGCAGGTGGAGAGGCGTGGCTTGGAGGCTCACCTGTCAGAGTGCATGTTCCGCAGCAGGGAGTGTCCCAATGGCTGTGGCCACACCCTTCTGTCcgttgaccaatcacagcacaacTGCGTGGCAGAGCTGCGCACCGAGGTGGAGATGCTCAG GGCGGAGATGTTGAGCAAGGTGGACGAGGTAAGGCGAGAGATGGAGTCTCGCCTGGACTCCCAGAGGAGACACATGGTGCAGAAGGAGTCCCAGTTGAAGAACGACGTGGAGGAGCTCAAG GGCCAGTTAGCGCGGGTGATGTGTGACGTGCGCGCCCTGCTGGGGTCAGAGCGTCTCAGGAGACGAGAGTTGGCAGAAGCAGAGCTGGAAAAAAGAGAGCTCTTAGAGCTCCTCAGAGACCTCCAGCCAACCAGGAGCCAGATCCCAGCTGAACAGCCAACCAGGAGCCAGATCCCGGCTGAACAGCCAACCACCATCCAGCATCAGGAAGACCCTCAGCCAATCTGGTGGGAGCTCCACAGGGAAGAGCCAATAAGACACCAGCAGTTGGAGGGATTCTCACAAGGCGCCTATCAGTCAGCGTCTTCTGGCCAGTGTAGAGGCGCCTTGAGCACACCCCATTCTCCCCTGATGGGAGAGGAACCGGCCGAGACCAGCCCACGCAGTGTCACCCTGGACTGCATCAAGAAGAAGAACCGCGAAGTGACCATCATCTAA
- the rnf41l gene encoding RING finger protein 151 isoform X2, with product MGFDLERFVGYVNDGLLCCVCRDVLERPLQAPCEHAYCSACISSWLLHHHSCPEDRTPLDVGSLKPLYRYMRNDLGRLQIRCVNAGQGCETVCPLETLHTHEEECEFAYMACRNTGCPVQVERRGLEAHLSECMFRSRECPNGCGHTLLSVDQSQHNCVAELRTEVEMLRAEMLSKVDEVRREMESRLDSQRRHMVQKESQLKNDVEELKGQLARVMCDVRALLGSERLRRRELAEAELEKRELLELLRDLQPTRSQIPAEQPTRSQIPAEQPTTIQHQEDPQPIWWELHREEPIRHQQLEGFSQGAYQSASSGQCRGALSTPHSPLMGEEPAETSPRSVTLDCIKKKNREVTII from the exons ATGGGCTTTGATCTCGAGAGGTTCGTGGGCTATGTCAACGACGGCctgctgtgctgtgtgtgtcggGACGTGTTggagcgccccctgcaggccccCTGTGAGCACGCCTACTGCAGCGCCTGCATCAGCAGCtggctgctccaccaccactCCTGCCCGGAGGACCGCACGCCGCTGGACGTTGGTAGCCTCAAACCGCTCTACAG GTACATGAGGAACGACCTGGGCCGACTGCAGATCCGGTGTGTGAATGCAGGCCAGGGCTGTGAGACGGTGTGCCCCCTGGagaccctgcacacacacgaggaGGAGTGTGAGTTCGCCTACATGGCGTGTCGGAACACAG GGTGTCCGGTGCAGGTGGAGAGGCGTGGCTTGGAGGCTCACCTGTCAGAGTGCATGTTCCGCAGCAGGGAGTGTCCCAATGGCTGTGGCCACACCCTTCTGTCcgttgaccaatcacagcacaacTGCGTGGCAGAGCTGCGCACCGAGGTGGAGATGCTCAG GGCGGAGATGTTGAGCAAGGTGGACGAGGTAAGGCGAGAGATGGAGTCTCGCCTGGACTCCCAGAGGAGACACATGGTGCAGAAGGAGTCCCAGTTGAAGAACGACGTGGAGGAGCTCAAG GGCCAGTTAGCGCGGGTGATGTGTGACGTGCGCGCCCTGCTGGGGTCAGAGCGTCTCAGGAGACGAGAGTTGGCAGAAGCAGAGCTGGAAAAAAGAGAGCTCTTAGAGCTCCTCAGAGACCTCCAGCCAACCAGGAGCCAGATCCCAGCTGAACAGCCAACCAGGAGCCAGATCCCGGCTGAACAGCCAACCACCATCCAGCATCAGGAAGACCCTCAGCCAATCTGGTGGGAGCTCCACAGGGAAGAGCCAATAAGACACCAGCAGTTGGAGGGATTCTCACAAGGCGCCTATCAGTCAGCGTCTTCTGGCCAGTGTAGAGGCGCCTTGAGCACACCCCATTCTCCCCTGATGGGAGAGGAACCGGCCGAGACCAGCCCACGCAGTGTCACCCTGGACTGCATCAAGAAGAAGAACCGCGAAGTGACCATCATCTAA